The sequence CTCCGAGATCTTCTCGTAGAACGGGTCGCCGATGACCAGGGTGACAGCGGTGAAGGTGAGCACGCCGAGCAGGCCGCCGACCCCCAGGAAGGCCAGCCCGGCGATCACCCGGACCAGGCTGCGGCCGGTGCTCGACCAGTCGTCGGCGAACGGGGTGACCAGCGCGGCGAGATCGTCCACGAAGTACACGAGCGTGGCGAGCGCGGCCAGGAAGAGTACGCCGGAGATCAGCGCCGGCACGATGCCGAGCAGCATCAGCCCCGGGCTGCGAACGTAGAGGCCCAGCCCGCGCAGGAGCAGCCCAGCCCCGACGAGGAAGCGTCCGACGGCCCCGGTCACCGGGCTGGCGATTCTGCTGGCATCCACGATCGAGCAGCCTAACCAGCCGTGATCGAATCCGCCGGGCGGAGCGCTAGCAGCGGCTCGCCGCGTACGCATCAACCGGTTGACGGACGGCAGCGATCCACCGGGGACGCCGGTACCCGTCGCCGACCGGTCGATTCGCCGCCGCGTCACCCCGACGACCCTTGAGGGGTACGAAGTCAGCGGCGGCGGAAGGCGACACGATGCCGGTCATCGAGGTGACCCACCTGAAGAAACGGTACGGCGACCTGGTGGCGGTGGACGACGTGTCGCTCACCGTGGAGGCCGGGGAGATCTTCGGCGTCCTCGGTCCGAACGGCGCCGGCAAGACCACCACTGTGGAGTGCGTCGCCGGGCTCCGCGTCCCCGACGGGGGCGGGGTGTCGGTCCTCGGGCTCGACCCCCGCCGGGACGCGGCCCAGCTACGCCAGCGGGTCGGGGTGCAACTCCAGGAGAGTCAACTGCCGGACCGGTTGCGGGTGGCCGAGGCGCTGGAGTTGTACGCCTCGTTCTACAGCGACCCCGCCGACCCGGCCGGGTTGATCGACAAGCTGGGTCTCGGCGAGAAGCGGAACACCGCGTACAAGAAGCTCTCCGGCGGTCAGAAGCAGCGGCTCTCCATCGCGCTGGCCCTGGTCGGCAACCCGGAGATCGCCATCCTCGACGAGCTGACCACCGGGCTGGACCCGCAGGCCCGCCGGGACACCTGGGGTCTGATCGAACAGGTCCGCGACAGCGGGGTGACGATCGTGCTGGTCACCCATTTCATGGAGGAGGCCGAGCGGCTCTGCGACCGGGTCGCGGTGATCGACCGGGGTCGGGTGGTCGCCCTGGACAGCCCGGCGGGCCTGGTGTCGACGGTGGCGCCGGAGCAGCGGATCCGGTTCCGGCCGTCGGCCCCGGTCGACGACCGGCTCCTCACCGACCTGCCCGAGGTGTCCGCCGTGCACCGCACCGGCAGCCAGGTGGTGGTGACCGGCACCGGTGAGTTGCTGCACGCGGTCACCTCGGTGCTCGCCCGTCACCAGATCGTCGCCGCGGACCTGCGGCTGGAGCAGTCCACCCTCGACGACGCCTTCGTCGAGCTGACCGGGCACCGGCCCGCCAACTGAGAGGGAGCCACAATGCACGCCTTCCGCCAGATCCTGAAGGTCGAGGCGCGGCTCTATCTGCGGGACCTGCCGACGCTGCTCGTCACCGTCGGGCTGCCCACACTGATCCTGGTGGTGCTCGGGCTGGTCCCCTCGCTCCGTAAGCCGGATCCGACATTCGACGGGCAGACCTTCGTCAGCTACTTCGCCCCGTCGCTGCTGGTGGTCACCCTCGCCATGGTCGGGGTGAACACCCTGCCCGCCGTGCTGGCCACCTACCGGGAACGCGGCGTGCTACGTCGGCTGGCGACCACCCCGGCGCATCCGGCGGCCCTGCTCGCCGCCCAACTGGTGCTGGCCCTGGCCGGGATCCTGGCCAGCGCACTGCTCCTCATCGTCGTTGCCCGGCTGGCGTTCGGGGTGCCGCTCCCCCGGCACCCGCTCGGCTTCACGCTGGCGTTCATCCTCGGCACTGCGGCGCTGCTGGCGCTCGGCCTGCTGGTCGCCGCCGTGGCCCGCACGACGAAGGCGGCACAGGCCCTGGCGGTGCCGCTGTTCCTGGTCACCATGTTCTTCGGCGGGGTCTACCTGCCCCGGTTCCTGCTCCCGGACGTCGTGGCGCGGATCGGCGACTACACGCCGCCCGGGGTGCAGGCGCTCCTCGACGCCTGGACCGGCACCCCGCCCCAGCCGCTGCACCTGGGGATAATGGCGGTGATCGCCGTGGCGGCCGGCGCCGGCGCGGCGAAACTGTTCCGCTGGGAGTGAGCGGAGATGCGATGACCTGCAACGGTGGGCGCGACCGTCTGACCAGTTGGCGGGAGCGCGAGGCGACCCTCTACCGGGTGTTCCCCTTCGGCGGGCTGGCCCTGGGCACCCTGCTGGCCCTCGTCGCACCGGCACCCCACCATCTCGGCGCGCTGCCCACCCTCGCCGTCGCCGTGGCAGCCGGATGCTGGGTCGCCTGGTTCGTCACAGTGCACCCCAACTGGCAGAGCCGGCGTGGGCTGATGGCGGTCTACTACGCCGGGCTGCTCACGTTCGCCGCCGCACTGGTGGCCGCCAGTCCGTGGTACGGCTTCTTCGCCTGGATCGGCTACATCCACGCCTTTCCGGTGCTGCCCGGGCGCTGGCGGGTCGCCGGTGTGGTCACCACGGCCGCCCTGGTCGCCACGTCTCAGGGCGGAGGTCTGTCGGTTGCGGTGTCGCACTGGCCGCTCTGGCTGGTGCTGGTGCTGTTCAACCTGGTGGTGGCCGGCTCGGTGAGCTGGTTCGCGATGGTCGCCGAACAGGAGGACGCGAAACGCAAGCGGTTGGTGGCGGAACTCGGCGAAGCCAATCACCAACTCACCGAGACGGCCAGGGAGAACGCCGGGCTGCACGCCCAACTGCTCACCCAGGCCCGGGAGGCCGGCGTGCTGGACGAGCGGCAACGGATGGCGCGGGAGATCCACGACACCCTGGCGCAGGGGTTGACCGGCATCATCACCCAACTGGAGGCGGCCGAGCAGAGCCGCGACCGGTCCGCCGACTGGCGTCGGCACGTCGACAACGCGCTCGCGCTGGCCCGGGAGAGCCTCACCGAGGCCCGCCGCTCGGTACAGGCGGTCCGCCCGGAACCGTTGGAGACGGCCCGGCTACCCGACGCCCTGGTCGAGCTGGGCGGCCGCTGGTCGGCCCTCAACGGGGTACGGGCCGACGTGGCCACCACCGGCACGCCCCGCCCGTTGCACCCGGAGGTGGAGGTGACACTGCTGCGGGCCGCCCAGGAGGCGCTGTCCAACGTGGCCCGGCACGCCGCCGCGTCACGGGTCGGGCTGACCCTGTCGTACATGGCGGACGTGGTCACGCTCGACGTCCGTGACGACGGGGCCGGCTTCGACATCACCGACCGGCCGGTGCCCCGCGAGTCAGGTGGCGGGTACGGGTTGACCGCCATGCGGCAGCGGGTGACCCGGGTCGGTGGCGAGTTGGCAGTCGAATCCGAGCCGGGCAGCGGCACCGCCATCTCGGCGTCCGTCCCCGCGCTACCCGGAGGTGCCGGTTGACCGCCCCGGTACGACTGCTGATCGTCGACGACCACCCGGTCGTGCGGGATGGCCTGCGGGGGATGTTCACCGGTGACCCCGATTTCGAGGTGGTGGGTGAGGCGGCGGACGGTTCGGAGGCGTTGGTCCTGGTCGCGACGCTGCGGCCGGACGTGGTGCTGATGGACCTACGGATGCCCGGGATGGACGGGGTGACCGCCATCGGCAGGCTGGCCCGCGCCGGCAGCGCCGCCCGGGTGCTGGTGCTCACCACCTACGACACGGACGCGGACGTGCTGCCGGCGATCGAGGCCGGTGCGACCGGTTACCTGCTCAAGGACACCCCTCGGGAGGATCTGGTTCGCGCGGTCCGGGCGGCGGCCCGGGGTGAGTCGGTGCTCGCGCCGAGCGTCGCCGGCCGGCTGATGGGTCGGCTGCGCGCTCCCGCCGAGGAGCCGCTCAGTCAACGGGAACTGGAGGTGCTCACCCTGGTGGCCCGGGGTGCCTCCAACCGGGAGGCGGCGACCCGCCTGTTCATCAGCGAGGCCACCGTCAAGACGCACCTGCTGCACGTGTACGCCAAGCTCGGGGTCAACGACCGGGCTGCCGCTGTGGCCACCGCGTACGACCGGGGGTTGCTGACGCCCGGCGGGCGGTGAACGGCACCGGGCAGGATGGGTGGGTGCGCGCGTCCCGACTGATCTCGTTGCTGTTGCTGTTGCAGGCGCGCGGGTCGATGACAGCGAGCGAGCTGGCGCGGGAGCTGGAGGTTTCCGAGCGGACCGTCTACCGGGACGTCCTGGCGCTCTCCGCGGCGGGCGTGCCGGTCTACGCCGACCGGGGGCGGGCCGGCGGGTACCGCCTGCTCGGCGGGTACCGCACCCGACTGACCGGGCTGACCCGCGACGAGGCGGAGGCGCTCTTCCTCGCCGGGCTGCCCGGGCCGGCAGGCGAGATGGGGCTCGCCGACGCCGTCGCGTCCGCAGAGCTGAAGGTGCTCGCCGCGCTGCCACCCGCCCTGCGCGACGCGCCGGCCCGCGCCGGGCAGCGGTTCCACCTGGACGTACCGGGCTGGTTCCGGGAGACCGCGCCACCGCTCTGGCTGCCCGAACTGGCCCGGGCGGTCTGGGCGGACCGGGTGGTGGAGCTGCGCTACCGACGCGGCGACCGGGAGGTGACCCGCCGGGCCCAGCCGTACGGCCTGGTCCTCAAGAGCGGGGTCTGGTATCTGGTCGGCCGGGTCGGCGAGAACGTGCGCACCTACCGGGTGGACCGGGTCACCGCTGTCGAGGTGGGCGACGAGCACTTCGATCGCGACGAGGGCTTCGACCTGGCCGGGCACTGGCGCGAGCAGGCCGGGTCGTTCCTGCGGACCATGCTGCGGGCCGAGGTCGCCGTCCGGCTGAGCCCCGCCGGCCTGCGCCAGCTCCGGCACCTGGTCGATGCCCCCTTCGTGTACGACGAACTGGTCGCCGCCGCCAGCCCACCCGACGGGCAGGGCTGGGTGGTGGCGCGGCTGCCCGTCGAGTCGGTCCAGGTGGCGTACCACCAACTGTTGGGGCTCGGCCCCGAGGTCGAGGTCATCGACCCACCCGAGCTGCGGCAGTTGTTCGCGGACAGCGCCGACCGGCTCTCCGCGCTCTACCGGTAGCCGGTCACGTCCGCCGGTTTGCCGGCGTCGACCACCTCGGTGATGTAGCGGAAACCCTCGGGTTGGCTGCCGTCGAGGTCGGTGAACCCGTACACCTTGGACAGCGTGCCGGCGTCGACAGATTTGCCGCTCCAGCGGGCCTTCTCCTCGTCGGCGGCGAGCGCGGCCACCGCCCGGCCGACGAAGGCCGGGGTCTCCGAGATGAGGAAGTTCGGGTCGGTGGCGGCGCCGTCGCGCCAGTTCTCCTCTGTCACGCCGAAGTGCTCCAGCATCGCCTCGGAGCGGATCCAGCCGGGGGTGAGCGCCACGGCCGTGCAGCCGTGCGGCTTCAGCTCGTGCGCCTGGCTGAAGGCGAGCCGGTTGACCGAGACCTTGGCCAGGTCGTAGAAGACCGACAGCCGGTAGTTCTCGTCGTTGTACGCAGTGGTGCCGTCGCCCATCTCCACCACCAGTCCGCCGGGCTTGCGGATCAGCAGCGGCAGGGCGAAGTGGCTGGTGATGATGTGCGTGTCGACGGCCAGTCGCAGGGTACGGAAGCCGGCGTCGAGCGGCTGCTCCCAGACCGGCTTGTTCCAGGTGACCAGCGGGTCGCCGCCCCAGATGTCGTTCACCAGCACGTCGAGTTGGCCCTGCTCGGCGTCGATCCGGGCGACCAGGTCGCGGACCTGCTCGGGCACCAGGTGATCGACCTGGACGGCGATGCCGGTGCCGCCGGCCGCGCTGACCAGCTCGGCGGTTTCCTCGA comes from Micromonospora vinacea and encodes:
- a CDS encoding ABC transporter ATP-binding protein: MPVIEVTHLKKRYGDLVAVDDVSLTVEAGEIFGVLGPNGAGKTTTVECVAGLRVPDGGGVSVLGLDPRRDAAQLRQRVGVQLQESQLPDRLRVAEALELYASFYSDPADPAGLIDKLGLGEKRNTAYKKLSGGQKQRLSIALALVGNPEIAILDELTTGLDPQARRDTWGLIEQVRDSGVTIVLVTHFMEEAERLCDRVAVIDRGRVVALDSPAGLVSTVAPEQRIRFRPSAPVDDRLLTDLPEVSAVHRTGSQVVVTGTGELLHAVTSVLARHQIVAADLRLEQSTLDDAFVELTGHRPAN
- a CDS encoding ABC transporter permease; the encoded protein is MHAFRQILKVEARLYLRDLPTLLVTVGLPTLILVVLGLVPSLRKPDPTFDGQTFVSYFAPSLLVVTLAMVGVNTLPAVLATYRERGVLRRLATTPAHPAALLAAQLVLALAGILASALLLIVVARLAFGVPLPRHPLGFTLAFILGTAALLALGLLVAAVARTTKAAQALAVPLFLVTMFFGGVYLPRFLLPDVVARIGDYTPPGVQALLDAWTGTPPQPLHLGIMAVIAVAAGAGAAKLFRWE
- a CDS encoding sensor histidine kinase, whose protein sequence is MTCNGGRDRLTSWREREATLYRVFPFGGLALGTLLALVAPAPHHLGALPTLAVAVAAGCWVAWFVTVHPNWQSRRGLMAVYYAGLLTFAAALVAASPWYGFFAWIGYIHAFPVLPGRWRVAGVVTTAALVATSQGGGLSVAVSHWPLWLVLVLFNLVVAGSVSWFAMVAEQEDAKRKRLVAELGEANHQLTETARENAGLHAQLLTQAREAGVLDERQRMAREIHDTLAQGLTGIITQLEAAEQSRDRSADWRRHVDNALALARESLTEARRSVQAVRPEPLETARLPDALVELGGRWSALNGVRADVATTGTPRPLHPEVEVTLLRAAQEALSNVARHAAASRVGLTLSYMADVVTLDVRDDGAGFDITDRPVPRESGGGYGLTAMRQRVTRVGGELAVESEPGSGTAISASVPALPGGAG
- a CDS encoding response regulator, producing the protein MTAPVRLLIVDDHPVVRDGLRGMFTGDPDFEVVGEAADGSEALVLVATLRPDVVLMDLRMPGMDGVTAIGRLARAGSAARVLVLTTYDTDADVLPAIEAGATGYLLKDTPREDLVRAVRAAARGESVLAPSVAGRLMGRLRAPAEEPLSQRELEVLTLVARGASNREAATRLFISEATVKTHLLHVYAKLGVNDRAAAVATAYDRGLLTPGGR
- a CDS encoding helix-turn-helix transcriptional regulator, yielding MRASRLISLLLLLQARGSMTASELARELEVSERTVYRDVLALSAAGVPVYADRGRAGGYRLLGGYRTRLTGLTRDEAEALFLAGLPGPAGEMGLADAVASAELKVLAALPPALRDAPARAGQRFHLDVPGWFRETAPPLWLPELARAVWADRVVELRYRRGDREVTRRAQPYGLVLKSGVWYLVGRVGENVRTYRVDRVTAVEVGDEHFDRDEGFDLAGHWREQAGSFLRTMLRAEVAVRLSPAGLRQLRHLVDAPFVYDELVAAASPPDGQGWVVARLPVESVQVAYHQLLGLGPEVEVIDPPELRQLFADSADRLSALYR
- a CDS encoding SDR family oxidoreductase: MTQPLTGKIALVAGATRGAGRQIAVQLGAAGATVYATGRSTRAGRSEMDRPETIEETAELVSAAGGTGIAVQVDHLVPEQVRDLVARIDAEQGQLDVLVNDIWGGDPLVTWNKPVWEQPLDAGFRTLRLAVDTHIITSHFALPLLIRKPGGLVVEMGDGTTAYNDENYRLSVFYDLAKVSVNRLAFSQAHELKPHGCTAVALTPGWIRSEAMLEHFGVTEENWRDGAATDPNFLISETPAFVGRAVAALAADEEKARWSGKSVDAGTLSKVYGFTDLDGSQPEGFRYITEVVDAGKPADVTGYR